The following coding sequences are from one Rhinoraja longicauda isolate Sanriku21f chromosome 35, sRhiLon1.1, whole genome shotgun sequence window:
- the LOC144610036 gene encoding fatty acid-binding protein, intestinal-like, with amino-acid sequence MAFNGDWKVCENDNFEAFLIALGVPEQHRAKVLEDKMEMSIKQEGGRFTIEERSCLCTKTSQWNLDEEFESHLADGSQVKGTFGSSKPTCINGHFKRLPDGKEFSIMREVSGDTLVQVITIDGQEAKRIFKKQ; translated from the exons ATGGCTTTCAATGGAGATTGGAAAGTCTGTGAAAATGATAACTTTGAGGCATTTCTCATTGCCTTGG GGGTGCCTGAGCAGCACAGGGCGAAGGTGCTGGAGGACAAGATGGAGATGAGCATCAAGCAGGAGGGCGGCAGGTTCACCATCGAGGAGAGAAGCTGCCTCTGCACAAAGACCTCGCAGTGGAACTTGGACGAAGAATTTGAAAGTCATCTCGCCGATGGGAGTCAAGTGAAG GGAACATTTGGCTCGTCCAAACCAACTTGCATAAATGGCCATTTTAAGAGGCTCCCGGATGGAAAAGAGTTCAGCATCATGAGAGAAGTTAGTGGAGATACACTGGTGCAG GTGATTACGATCGACGGACAGGAAGCCAAAAGAATCTTCAAGAAGCAATAA